One part of the Paraglaciecola sp. L3A3 genome encodes these proteins:
- a CDS encoding family 43 glycosylhydrolase: MKKISYLTASLTLPFFVSANSPQPPQPSEQAFPFYMPDEKPDMPLSASVARNYDNYLANRQENNELYTQFKYTELNGFDYHGGDGTISRRDPSKVIFENGKYYVWYTYRNTPTAPKGAEKSSDTIPSADWDLSEIWYATSEDGFTWQEQGVAVPRPPKPNVGWRSVSTTDILKWKGKYYLYYQGFMEASGKRGDDCPVAVSYADSPDGPWTALNQIVIPNGAKGDWDQFSIHDPYPLVHDGKIYLYYKSDFSKQDAKRGLVRMHGLAIAENPLGPFKKHPLNPIMAAGHETTLFPFKKGVAAFAIRDGNERNTIQYAEDWVNFKIASIVELMPNAAGPFIPDAFTDTKDGRGITWGISHFTAANGWQNNHSVLTRFDVDLSLDVDDRQMKRHSLKFTPEEHYRYGLSAQQKKRIQQQTEKLRSE, translated from the coding sequence GTGAAAAAAATTAGCTACCTAACCGCTAGCCTTACATTACCTTTTTTTGTTAGCGCCAATAGTCCGCAGCCTCCTCAACCTTCTGAACAAGCTTTTCCTTTTTACATGCCAGATGAAAAGCCTGATATGCCTTTAAGTGCTTCTGTTGCTCGGAATTACGATAATTACTTAGCTAATCGACAGGAAAACAATGAGTTGTATACTCAATTTAAATATACAGAATTAAATGGGTTTGATTACCATGGTGGTGACGGTACGATTTCTCGTCGTGATCCTTCTAAAGTTATTTTTGAAAATGGTAAATACTACGTCTGGTATACCTATCGTAATACACCTACTGCGCCAAAAGGTGCTGAAAAAAGCAGTGACACTATACCTTCCGCTGATTGGGATTTATCTGAAATATGGTATGCCACCTCAGAAGATGGTTTTACGTGGCAAGAGCAAGGGGTTGCTGTGCCTCGACCACCAAAACCTAATGTCGGTTGGCGCTCAGTTTCAACCACCGATATTTTAAAATGGAAAGGTAAGTATTACCTTTATTATCAGGGGTTTATGGAGGCTAGTGGCAAGCGGGGGGATGATTGCCCTGTGGCGGTTTCTTATGCGGATTCACCTGATGGCCCTTGGACTGCACTCAATCAAATCGTGATCCCTAATGGTGCTAAAGGTGACTGGGATCAGTTTTCGATTCATGATCCTTATCCTTTAGTACACGATGGCAAGATTTACCTGTATTACAAGTCGGACTTTTCTAAACAAGATGCTAAGCGCGGTTTAGTGCGTATGCATGGACTGGCAATAGCAGAAAATCCATTAGGGCCATTTAAAAAACACCCGCTTAATCCCATTATGGCCGCGGGCCATGAAACCACTTTATTTCCATTTAAAAAGGGAGTGGCGGCCTTTGCAATTCGAGATGGAAATGAAAGAAATACTATTCAATATGCAGAAGATTGGGTTAATTTTAAAATCGCTTCAATTGTTGAATTAATGCCCAATGCCGCGGGACCTTTTATCCCTGATGCATTTACCGATACTAAAGATGGCCGTGGTATTACTTGGGGGATCTCTCACTTTACAGCTGCAAATGGTTGGCAAAATAACCATTCTGTTTTAACGCGATTTGATGTGGATTTAAGTTTGGATGTTGATGACCGTCAGATGAAACGACATAGTCTAAAGTTTACTCCAGAGGAACATTATCGTTATGGATTATCGGCTCAACAAAAAAAACGAATTCAGCAACAAACAGAAAAATTGAGAAGTGAATAA
- the cysE gene encoding serine O-acetyltransferase — protein sequence MSIEFWQQLKLEAKNLSESEPLLSSYVHTCILAHHNFETSLGFILSNKLADKVMGSLTIKEMFEQCYLLHPEIAEAAMFDIQAVFNRDPAVNTHLTVLLNFKGFQAIQVHRLANQLWKMGRKELALFIQSRNSEVFAIDIHPAAHIGQGVMFDHATGIVVGETAVIEDNVSIMQSVTLGGTGNEAGDRHPKIRQGVMIGAGAKILGNITIGEGAKIGAGSVVLNDVPAHVTVAGIPAKIVGKPRCQNPCETMQQNILED from the coding sequence ATGAGCATTGAATTTTGGCAACAACTAAAACTAGAAGCAAAAAACTTAAGTGAAAGTGAACCTTTGTTATCTAGTTATGTACACACATGTATTCTTGCTCACCATAACTTTGAAACCTCTTTAGGTTTTATCCTATCGAATAAACTAGCAGATAAAGTCATGGGCTCATTAACCATCAAAGAAATGTTTGAGCAATGTTATCTGCTACACCCAGAAATAGCTGAAGCAGCTATGTTCGATATTCAAGCTGTGTTTAATCGAGACCCTGCGGTGAACACTCATTTAACAGTACTGCTCAATTTTAAAGGCTTCCAAGCAATCCAAGTGCACAGACTAGCTAATCAACTGTGGAAAATGGGTCGAAAAGAGCTAGCTCTCTTTATTCAAAGTCGTAATTCAGAAGTTTTTGCTATCGACATCCACCCTGCAGCTCATATAGGCCAAGGAGTGATGTTCGACCATGCGACAGGGATTGTAGTAGGCGAAACTGCGGTAATTGAAGACAATGTGTCTATCATGCAATCCGTCACCTTAGGTGGTACAGGTAATGAAGCAGGCGACCGACATCCTAAAATTCGTCAAGGGGTAATGATTGGGGCAGGAGCCAAAATATTGGGTAATATTACTATAGGTGAAGGAGCCAAAATTGGCGCCGGTAGTGTTGTTTTAAACGACGTACCTGCACATGTTACCGTCGCTGGTATCCCGGCCAAAATTGTAGGTAAACCTAGATGCCAGAACCCTTGCGAAACCATGCAACAAAATATTCTAGAAGACTAA
- a CDS encoding DUF484 family protein: MEINTALETDEQLSAEQVVNYLLDNPDFFAQHPNLVEKIAIPHIQKGSVSLVELQSEQLRKKVRSLNHKLSQLITIAKKNEEIYRIYADLNIRILKCTSMDDLTFVLEEVIQENLQLASVSLMPFKGAHALPEIQRRLFIEKRFKRDKHFFGRLSDHERKLLFADQDANSVALLLLGDQGELGILAIGSKDPSHFNPDMDTLLISQLQQFLSILLPKILSY, encoded by the coding sequence ATGGAAATAAATACTGCATTAGAAACAGATGAACAATTAAGTGCTGAACAGGTAGTAAACTACCTGTTAGATAATCCTGATTTTTTTGCTCAACACCCTAATCTTGTGGAAAAAATTGCTATACCTCATATTCAAAAAGGTAGTGTGTCTTTAGTCGAATTACAAAGTGAGCAATTGCGTAAGAAGGTTCGCAGCCTTAATCATAAGCTTAGTCAATTAATCACAATTGCTAAAAAAAATGAAGAAATTTATCGGATATATGCTGACTTAAATATCAGAATATTGAAGTGTACTTCAATGGATGATTTAACCTTTGTTTTAGAAGAAGTGATTCAAGAAAATTTACAGTTAGCATCTGTCAGTTTAATGCCTTTCAAAGGTGCCCATGCGCTACCAGAAATTCAACGTCGTTTGTTCATTGAAAAACGTTTTAAAAGAGACAAACACTTCTTTGGACGATTAAGTGACCACGAAAGAAAATTATTATTTGCAGATCAAGATGCTAATTCAGTGGCTTTGTTGCTGTTAGGTGACCAAGGGGAGCTGGGTATTTTGGCGATTGGCAGTAAAGATCCTAGTCACTTTAATCCTGATATGGATACTTTGTTGATTTCACAATTACAACAATTTTTGAGTATTTTACTACCTAAAATTCTTAGCTACTAA
- the dapF gene encoding diaminopimelate epimerase: protein MQIQFSKMQGLGNDFVVIDNVTQNVFFSPEKIRQLSDRNFGIGFDQLLLVEPPYDPDQDFHYRIFNADGTEVSQCGNGARCFARFVKMKGLTNRNKIVVSTKAGRMVLYLEKDGQVTVNMGVPQFAPHLIPLKANKQEKTYIIRADDQTFFCGAVSMGNPHCVLLVDDINLADVETMGPLLEKHERFTEGVNVGFMQIINPSHIKLRVYERGAGETLACGSGACAAVAVGQLQNRLSKDVKVDLPGGSLKIRWQGKDNVLKMTGAAEHIFDGYINL from the coding sequence ATGCAAATCCAGTTCTCAAAGATGCAGGGCTTGGGTAATGACTTTGTGGTTATTGATAATGTAACCCAAAATGTGTTTTTTTCTCCGGAAAAAATCCGTCAATTATCCGATCGAAATTTTGGTATCGGCTTCGATCAACTTTTGTTGGTTGAACCACCGTATGATCCTGATCAAGATTTTCATTATCGAATCTTTAATGCTGATGGAACGGAAGTTTCCCAATGTGGTAACGGTGCTAGGTGTTTTGCTCGATTTGTGAAAATGAAAGGGTTAACTAACCGTAATAAAATCGTAGTCAGTACAAAGGCTGGCCGTATGGTTTTATATTTGGAAAAAGACGGACAAGTCACAGTGAATATGGGGGTGCCACAATTTGCACCACACCTAATTCCACTAAAGGCCAATAAACAAGAAAAAACTTATATTATCCGAGCGGATGATCAAACCTTTTTTTGTGGTGCTGTATCCATGGGCAACCCTCACTGTGTATTGTTAGTAGATGACATAAATTTAGCAGATGTGGAAACAATGGGGCCTCTGTTAGAAAAGCATGAGCGATTTACTGAAGGGGTTAATGTTGGTTTTATGCAAATAATTAACCCTAGTCATATTAAGTTACGTGTATATGAAAGAGGGGCCGGTGAAACACTCGCTTGTGGCAGTGGTGCATGTGCCGCAGTGGCTGTTGGGCAGTTACAAAATAGATTAAGTAAAGATGTGAAGGTTGATTTACCTGGTGGAAGTTTAAAAATACGTTGGCAAGGGAAAGACAATGTATTAAAAATGACCGGAGCAGCCGAGCATATTTTTGACGGCTACATAAATTTATAA
- a CDS encoding HAD-IA family hydrolase, translated as MIFYKKLNPIQAITFDLDDTLYENGSVIKNATASLRAFQHKEFSITKSLDTQYWRKIEKELLIDHPILHNDIGQLRFRSLQLGFQQLGYNEEQAVDAARRCFQHFYDQRSNFSVDANIHWILKTLAEKIPLVAITNGNVDVEKIGIADYLSACFKSSVTVPMKPNIAMFDAAQDMLAIPAKNILHVGDNLEKDVFGAIRAGYQAAWYAEDREMSLNSEQTLTLPHVQLQSLNQLLELVF; from the coding sequence ATGATTTTCTATAAAAAACTCAATCCCATTCAAGCCATTACTTTTGATTTAGATGATACTTTATATGAAAACGGCAGCGTAATTAAAAATGCTACGGCATCGTTGCGAGCGTTTCAGCATAAGGAGTTCTCTATCACTAAGTCTTTAGATACACAGTACTGGCGTAAAATAGAAAAAGAGTTACTAATAGATCATCCCATATTACATAATGATATTGGCCAGCTTAGATTTCGCTCTTTACAGCTTGGGTTTCAGCAACTTGGTTATAACGAAGAGCAAGCTGTTGATGCAGCCAGGCGGTGTTTTCAACACTTTTATGATCAGCGCAGTAATTTTTCTGTCGATGCTAATATTCATTGGATTTTAAAAACATTAGCCGAGAAAATACCTCTGGTGGCTATTACCAACGGTAATGTAGACGTTGAAAAAATTGGCATTGCCGATTATTTATCAGCCTGTTTTAAATCTAGTGTGACAGTACCTATGAAACCAAACATAGCTATGTTTGATGCGGCTCAAGATATGTTAGCAATACCGGCTAAAAATATTTTGCATGTGGGAGATAATTTAGAGAAAGACGTATTTGGAGCAATTCGAGCAGGCTATCAAGCCGCTTGGTACGCAGAAGATAGAGAAATGTCGCTTAATAGTGAGCAGACACTTACTTTACCTCATGTGCAGTTACAGTCACTCAATCAATTATTAGAGTTAGTCTTCTAG